The Methanobrevibacter sp. TLL-48-HuF1 genomic sequence CAACAATATGTAATGCAAAATACAATACATAATGCAAAATACAATAGCTATAAAAAAAAGTAAAAAAAGCAGAGATTAATTAAAATCTCTTAAATTTATTCCATATCTTCGAATCTGTCTTCGAGTTTTGCCATTACACCAGGTAATGAAGTATATTCCATTTCTTCAGCAGGTAATCTGTGAGGTTCAAATGGACCGTGTCTTCTGATGTAGGTAGCAATTCTTGCAGATTCTTCCCTAGTAGGATCAAATGCAGGGTCATCAAATAAGTCAACAGGACCGATTAATTTAGCATCTGATACTTGGAAACCTAAACCAATTACTCTAGGTGGTCCGTCAAATCTAATTGGGTTTGCATCTTGTTCAGATACAGGCATCATAGGACCGTTGTGGGAACCTCTCATCCATCCACTTACCATGTGAGGGAATGCAAATGGTTCTACACATTCACCATTAGCTGGGAAACCTGATTGTGCTCTTACAATAGCTGCAGGGTCATCTTTACCAACATATTCACCAGCCATTAAGTTTAATCTTTCAGTACTGATAGCTGCTGCGATTTCTCCATTTTTCTTCCATACTCTTTTAATTACGTATCTTCCAGTGGAACCAATTAATGCAAGTAAATCGTACATTTCTTCAGGACAGTTTAAGATAACTTTTCTGTGTTCAATTACATCAAATACTTCAAATTTGAATCCGTCGTGTAAACTTGGGTCAATAACAAGACCTGCAGTATTAAATGGATCTGCAAACATTTTAAAAATAGGTAAGTTAAATGCACCAGGTTCGGTTTTGTCACAGCAGTATACTAAAACAGGGTCACTTGGCCTTTCTTTAAATTCCATTTCAGCAACACCTGGACCCATACCTTTAATATTTCCAGAAAAAGTATCAGACAATAAATCCTGACCTGCACCATATAATTTTAATTCACGTGCTCTTTCAGTAGCTTTCATAAAAGCATTGTAAGCAGTTTTGTGAACTTCTTCGTTTTCTTCCCCATTTCTATGAGTCATAATTAAGTCAATGTCGTCTCCACAACGGGAGATATAATAATCAGTTAAAATACCTGTATCCAAAGCTTCTGCTAAAACTTCATCACAAATATCCATTAAATCTGGGTGTGCAACACAATGTCCAGACACACTTCCAATATCAGCTTTAATTACACTAACAGTTGTTTTCATTTAAACACCTCAAAATTGTATATTCTAAAGTTTAGTAGAAAATAAAAAGTTAAGCAACTAGCTTAAAAAATTATTTAATATACATTCATATTTTTAGATTGTATACTATTTAATAATTATGTTTCAAAACGAGTTAAAAAAAGAAAAAAAGTTAAGAAGTTAGATTTTAACTTCTTAAGCTGAAATTGTTATTTTATTTGATGCCCAGCAGTTATCATACGTTGATGTTATGATATATTCACCAGCCATTAATCTGATGTTTAAGCTAGCTACACCATTAGCATTGGTTGTTTTATGATAGAAAACACCGTTTACATTAAAGGTTATGTTTGCACCAGCTAAAGCTTTACCTTGACCATCAACAAGAGTAGCATTAAATGTGCTGCCGTCAAGATACTTCATGGAGAGATCTTGTGCAGTTAATCTTGGTAAAACAGTTATGTTGTTAGCTCTTTCTTCACCGGTTGCCGGGTTGTAAGCTGTTATAACATATGATTTTGGATCTAATCTGATGCCTAAACTAGCTGTACCGTTTTCATCAGTTACGCGAGTGTAGAACACACCATTAATGTTGAATTTTACAGTTGTGTTTGCTAATGCTTTTCCGTTACTGTCTAAGAATTTAGCTACATATTTTGTTCCGTTACAGAAGTATAATGTAGTGTCATTTCCTAATACAGTGTTTTTAACTGTTACTGTTGCATTAGCTGTTGCTTTATCATAATCTTTGGTTCCGTTAAATACAGCATTTACTTTGTATTCGTTAGGAACTAATCCGATACCCATGGAAGCTGTACCGTTTTTATCAGTTGTTTTAGCATAAACTTTGCCGTTTACTGTGAAGTAAACAGTTGCGTTAGCTATTGGGTTTCCAAATGCGTCAACAAGTTTAGCTGTGAGATTTTGAGAACCGCTGAAGTATTTTACAACATCCTCCATTGTTAAGGTGGTTTTAGTGTTTTTATTAACTGTTATTGTTCCGTTAACTATCATGGAGTCGTATTTAGCATCTCCTGTGTAGAAGGTTACTACTTTGTAGGTTCCTTCATCTAAACCAGGAATAATAACTTTAGCAGTGCCGTTAGTGACTGTTCCTTTGTAATCTGTACCGTTTATTGTTACAACTACACTACCGATTCCGTCTTTAGGAACAGTAACAGTAATTGTAGCATTTTCACCTTTAATAATATCTGCAATATCAACAGTCATATTATAATCAGACACTTTAGAAACAGTAAATTTAGTAGAATTCTCCATAGGCATGTATGTATCATCACCATTGTAGAATACACTTACACTGTAAGTTCCATTAGCTAAATTAGGGACAGTTACACTAGCTACACCATATTTAACTATAGCAGTGTAATTTTTACCATTAACGTTTACAGTTACATTTCCAGTAGCATCTTCAGGCAATGCAACACTAATTACAGCATCATCACCTACTTTAATGTCTTTAACATCAACATCCATAGATGAAATAACTAATTTGGAAACAGCAAATGTTGCATTAGCTTGGCTAGCTAAGTATTTATCATTGCCATTAAATTTAGCAACAACATCATAAGAACCAGCAGCTAAATTATAAACAGTTAAAGTACCTTTACCGTCAACAATAGCAACATTATAAATTGCATTACCGACAGTAACAGTAGCTACACCAGAAGTTATTTCAGGAACAGCAATACCAATAACTGCATTTTCACCAACTTTAATGTCATCCACACTAACAGCAGTAGTGGAAGCTAATTTAGATACACTAAATGTAGCATTAGCCATACTAGCTAAATACATATCAGTTTCAGCAAACTTAGCAACAACATCATAAGAACCACTAGCTAAACCAGAAACAGTTAAATATCCTTTACCATCAACAACAGCAACAGTGTAAGATTTACCACCAACAGTAACAGTAACTACTCCTAAATCAACATTAGGAACAGCAATACCAATAACAGCATCATCACCAGCATTAATATCACTAACAGTGACAACAGTTGCAGAAGCTAATTTAGATACACTAAATGTAGCATTAGCTTGGCTAGCTAAATACATATCAGTTTCAGCAAACTTAGCAACAACATCATAAGAACCACTAGCTAAACCAGAAACAGTTAAAATACCTTTACCATCAACAACAGCAACACTATAAATTGCATCACCAACAGTAACACTAACTACACCAGAAGCAATACCCGGAACAGCTATGTTAATAACTGCATTTTCACCAACTTTAATGTCATCCACACTAACATCAACTGCAGAAGCTAATTTAGATACACTAAATGTAGCATTAGCCATACTAGCTAAATACACATCAGTTTCAGCAAACTTAGCAACAACATCATAAGAACCACTAGCTAAACCAGAAACAGTTAAAGATCCTTTACCATCAACAACAGCAACACTATAAATTGCATCACCAACAGTAACACTAACTACTCCTAAATCAACATTAGGAACAGCAATACCAATAACAGCATCATCACCAACTTTAATGTCTTTAACATCAACATCCATAGATGAAATAACTAATTTGGAAACAGCAAATGTAGCATTAGCTTGGCTAGCTAAATACATATCAGTTTCAGCAAACTTAGCAACAACATCATAAGAACCAGCAGCTAAACCAGAAACAGTTAAAGTACCTTTACCGTCAACAATAGCAACATTATAAATTGCATTACCGACAGTAACAGTAGCTACACCAGAAGTTATTTCAGGAACAGCAATACCAATAACTGCATTTTCACCAACTTTAATGTCATCCACACTAACAGCAGTAGTGGAAGCTAATTTAGATACACTAAATGTAGCATTAGCCATACTAGCTAAATACATATCAGTTTCAGCAAACTTAGCAACAACATCATAAGAACCACTAGCTAAACCAGAAACAGTTAAAGATCCTTTACCATCAACAACAGCAACAGTGTAAGATTTACCACCAACAGTAACAGTAACTACTCCTAAATCAACATTAGGAACAGCAATACCAATAACTGCATTTTCACCAACTTTAATGTCATCCACACTAACAGCAGTAGTGGAAGCTAATTTAGATACTTTAAATGTAGCATTAGCCTCACTAGCTAAATACATATCAGTTTCAGCAAACTTAGCAACAACATCATAAGAACCAGCAGCTAAACCAGAAACAGTTAAAGATCCTTTACCGTCAACAACAGCAACACTATAAATTGCATCACCAACAGTAACACTAACTACACCAGAAGCAATACCCGGAACAGCTATGTTAATAACTGCATCTTGTGTTGCATTAATATCACTAACACTTACAGTTGTAGTTGAAGCAATTTTAGACACGGTAAATGTTGTATTAGCTTCACTTGCTGCATACATATCATTACCTTCAAATTTAGCAATCACTGTGTATGTTCCATTTGCTAAATTAGATACTGTTAATGTACCTTTAGTATTGACTATGTTTACATTGTATGTTTTTCCATTAACAATTACACTTACAACTCCAGAATTAACATTTGGAAGAGTTAATCTGATAGTTGCATCTTGACCTACTTTAATATTATTTACATTAATTGCTACTTTTGAAGACAATTTAGCTACATTAAATACTGTAGAATTACTTGATATAGTATATTGTTTATCACCATTGTATTGGGCAAATACAGAGTAATCACCAGGTGTTAAATCACTAACTTTTAAAGTAGCTGTACCATTTTCAATAAATACAAGGTAAGAGTTACCATTTACAAAGAATGTTACAGTTCCGGTTGCACCATCCGTAATATTTGCAGTGATAATTGCATCCTGACCTACTTTAATATCACTTACATTAAGAACAATTGAAGATTCAATTAAACCTAAGTTAAAGAAAGTACTGTTAGAACTTTCAGTAATAAAAGTATTTCCACCATATGCAGTTTCAATGAAATAAGTTCCATTATCTAAATTATCCAAAGTCAAACTAGCAGAACCATCCACAATAGTTACAGTGTATTCTTCACCATTTACTTTAATAGTCATATTTCCAGTAGCTTTTTTATCAATAGTTACATTGATTAAAATTTTTCCAGGTTCTTCAGAAGTAATGTTGAATATTAAATCAGAACTTCTAGGATAGTTGTTTTCAACTACATTATTTTTACCTGCTTTAATTTCAACAGCTGCATCTCCTGCTAAATCACGAGTGATTAAAAAGTTATCAGTTACATTACAATTATTTGCATTTAAGAATGACACTGCATAATGACCATCAACATATACTGTGTTGTTACGTACATCAAATGAACGGTCACCGTACATGTATTGAGCATAACTGATACCATACATATAATTTCCAGAATTGTAAGCTCCTACATTATAAGTGTAAATTGTGTTGTTGTATATTTTTGCATTACCGTTTTGTACTTCAATACCAGATACTAAAGCCCAGCTACCACTAGCAGAAGCTAAACCAGTAACATTAATTAAGTTATTGGCAATGTAAAGTTCAGATGTTCCACCAGTCATACTTGCAAAGTAAATACCTAAGTTTGGACCGTTACTTACACTTGTAATATTGTTTCCAATCATAGATACTTCACATTCTACACCTTGTATTGCATATGCAGTACCTGCAGCATCTTTACCTCCAGCAGTAGACATTTTAAAGTCATTATTGGAAATCATTAAGTTTTTATTGTATCCAATGTTAATTCCATAGAGGTAATTGCTTGTACCTGCAGGAATAACTGTATCAATCATTGAGAAATTATTACCATCAATTA encodes the following:
- the fbp gene encoding fructose-1,6-bisphosphate aldolase/phosphatase encodes the protein MKTTVSVIKADIGSVSGHCVAHPDLMDICDEVLAEALDTGILTDYYISRCGDDIDLIMTHRNGEENEEVHKTAYNAFMKATERARELKLYGAGQDLLSDTFSGNIKGMGPGVAEMEFKERPSDPVLVYCCDKTEPGAFNLPIFKMFADPFNTAGLVIDPSLHDGFKFEVFDVIEHRKVILNCPEEMYDLLALIGSTGRYVIKRVWKKNGEIAAAISTERLNLMAGEYVGKDDPAAIVRAQSGFPANGECVEPFAFPHMVSGWMRGSHNGPMMPVSEQDANPIRFDGPPRVIGLGFQVSDAKLIGPVDLFDDPAFDPTREESARIATYIRRHGPFEPHRLPAEEMEYTSLPGVMAKLEDRFEDME